Within Bombus fervidus isolate BK054 chromosome 3, iyBomFerv1, whole genome shotgun sequence, the genomic segment AACAAAAAGTGGTCACTGTTGGTCAGTTTAGAATAGGTTTGTCACATGGACATCAAGTGGTACCTTGGGGAGATCCGGAATCACTAGCTTTAATTCAAAGACAATTAGACGTTGATATTTTGATATCAGGTCATACACATAAGTTTGAAGCATACGAGcatgaaaacaaattttatattaatcctGGTTCAGCAACAGGGGCATATAACCCTCTTGACACGTAAGATtttatgttaatagtataaagtaaattttgaatgctacataatatacttataaatttattttattatttattttatttcatcacTATATTTACAGATCAGTCATCCCATCTTTTGTTCTAATGGATATTCAAAGTTCAACAGTTGTAACTTATGTCTATCAACTTGTTGGTGATGAAGTAAAAGTTGAACGAATCGAGtacaaaaaaaattaaaatatttaggaAGATTAAAAT encodes:
- the Vps29 gene encoding vacuolar protein sorting 29, with the protein product MLVLVLGDLHIPHRCSSLPSKFKKLLVPGRIQHILCTGNLCTKESYDYLKTLASDVHVVRGDFDENLNYPEQKVVTVGQFRIGLSHGHQVVPWGDPESLALIQRQLDVDILISGHTHKFEAYEHENKFYINPGSATGAYNPLDTSVIPSFVLMDIQSSTVVTYVYQLVGDEVKVERIEYKKN